One segment of Clavelina lepadiformis chromosome 2, kaClaLepa1.1, whole genome shotgun sequence DNA contains the following:
- the LOC143445480 gene encoding uncharacterized protein LOC143445480 isoform X6 yields the protein MLLTHMLVLITTFVCSIHVSGLSNDSNFLIEEDLPFEFDVERNVHKTVKRQAEENVIQVEKRCEDLHKNCRRWAKREYCNHPDYTRFMVLKCQRSCNLCDDGDGVASSNVSKSCHDQRDECEYWADTGHCRDEMYQKFMTLNCKRSCRLCPDQQPSTSASTTSTSAVVVTVSTFTVSNVTIPFETTAEAQTSSKLTTTVTASSYTTDVQDQTTDMYFISTANVTDEVRQTTEIQTPTQSIVTFATSAENLVSSTDATIESYVSTVESLVDSKLANDSISTPEIDTLTTKVIQKTTAATAIPQKETATPNVHHANDVTTDETFTTEQTDVTIHTSESAVGAATTRPESQTQGAPQCEDRLTTCRYFSENSCKTSTLMKLFCPKTCGLCGDVAMKTEIPSRTNTATDINPTTNHVDMTTVYTASDVSFVSTLALDLIGTGQTSISSDISTAPFKTIPKSSTSATVSSNETTFIPEMTTVTTTIISETSLPWQDKTPMEESTFKHSTIPATFESITSPATRGCFDEYAECSTVSVFCGIVANVTESCRLTCGVCQVASTVPAGTISVTPRTTQLATTAASVKCEDTFPNCAEMLLGCKQPQTVAFLSRTCKRTCGFCSDEVELTTMKPTEAAKPCNDTVEVCQTWANAGFCDTYIYPQMEEYMKVHCKNSCKLCDVSSWSEWSQCSTSCGGGEKTRQRPCNEGNGGKVGCTEPVIERRECSSEVCPLEPNKCVDRMSTRSCVQYKEKGACNQEPIDILCNATCGFCSNDPPAGNNTSTGNEVCEDQHERCTNWTERGFCRQTYSNYMKANCPKSCGLCDVWLQWSGWSLCNATCNGGVQSRNRTCAIDKCVGETTEMTTCNTFQCNTCVDQTSSCSLLEKVGKCREVLWKYMCKNTCGLCAEPPMTGRCADTRQECSNITLSSQCSNPSVANACPVTCGKCNAPTEATPITTSTRRPQSCVDNDTNCPLVAKLGQCSDNRVSSTCPFSCGVCVKKFAGPSDTSDNEAPECIDRLSVCANLTAECGNSLVRSYCPKSCGLCQEQSNYECVDIDSTCPKLARLGQCQVSSLVAQSCKKSCNPSYCETQVPTLIPEKPIAICEDKNLNCAILTTYFSCSNQLTADSCPKTCGTCIEPTATKIPQGPTECKDNHTKCREYHAVGRCQNMFIQHICPYSCDSCEDVEYIPPACEDKFGSSCRYMESKCSSSIMKFGCEKTCKVCDECQDRNTAACESLADVGMCSRGNFQALCPRTCNVCADDTINEGNDNADGRLEVCKDDISECAFYEQQGLCKNQPLIQTMCKKSCDLCPATGTAADFPCEDFSAQQCQLIKTLGQCQLHTETSMTFFCAKSCGLCQRPNVKKTVPQCRDDDPFECNQYKGLCSYQSIWTKCKQTCNKCDEIDQEGAANDGEEGCQDNMVHCSKHKGYCGMERVGNYMDSMCPRTCAACRKVGTWSKWGSWSGCSKSCHDQPGTTNFPTRTRARTCKDGASCSGNDTKIGFCNKDACPLEDDPAGNAPVACVDKDAQCRKWKEKKRCREQRYKNQMQNVCPLTCGFCEPQLIWSNWSDCNATCGNGTQTRTLKCEVENKCRTNPNFNTTEQQNCFIKPCESWSTWSSWSNCSATCGTGTKLRIRTCSDGEAGGKMCPGLDIEEIACASDTPCSSWSTWSHWSVCNATCGQGSKTRSRKCLNASENSTCAGEATESDNCNGVSCVLWSEWLPWSTCSLPCGGLGTQKRQRTCFGGNLACGDASDAREERSCGRLQCAPSEIWSNWSECSVTCGEFGVQERFRLCPGEMVCPGNSTQVRQCGSNLPCIRWTAWTGFSECTVSCGGGVQTRKRHCKSIALDKSGECSGESTQSMLCNCRVCPDVGVWSAWGAFGECSVSCGGGNKLRRRICLNGIPGRGGCQGPSHNEQSCGKNECPFGSWNDWTSWTACSLSCGTGVRSKERVCIDGEAGVSGCPGLNEVVELCNNQSCPVWFWLDWSPCSTSCGNNGIRQRNKTCLDPLSKETLNESFCGPIVNMAEETPCNVRVCPTWGTWGNWSECTASCGVGWTGRQRVCLNGRAGDTGCDDGDAQEKESCNEWDCPSSCPAVPMQLINAPGALFSASSELEGFEAYRSIMNTDFAWCPKASDNAKWIQIDLRIAYSVAGISVQGYLNESTGQPFWVSRFQVLYENSKGKFKPLLDNTGGARTFIGPVGPIEIATRHWEPVESQSWRVKVLSVEPRRKGCLRMELLSCQGNPTFGLQYEGSSL from the exons ATGTTATTGACACATATGTTGGTGTTAATAACGACCTTCGTCTGTTCAATTCATGTCAGCGGGTTATCAAATGATTCAAATTTTCTGATAGAAGAG GATCTTCCATTCGAATTCGACGTTGAGAGAAATGTTCATAAAACTGTGAAAAGGCAAGCGGAAGAAAATGTTATTCAGGTTGAAAAACGCTGCGAAGATCTACACAAAAATTGCAGGAGATGGGCAAAGCGTGAATATTGCAACCATCCCGACTATACGCGTTTTATGGTGTTAAAATGTCAACGCAGTTGCAATCTTTGCGACG atGGTGATGGCGTAGCGTCCTCTAACGTCAGTAAATCTTGCCATGATCAGCGCGATGAATGCGAGTACTGGGCCGACACTGGACATTGCCGAGATGAAATGTATCAAAAGTTTATGACCCTCAACTGCAAACGTTCTTGTCGTCTTTGTCCTG ATCAACAGCCTTCTACATCTGCCAGTACAACCAGTACATCCGCGGTTGTGGTTACTGTTTCAACTTTCACCGTTTCCAATGTCACGATTCCTTTCGAGACCACTGCTGAGGCGCAAACAAGTTCAAAGTTGACAACAACAGTTACCGCATCTTCATACACAACAG ATGTACAAGATCAGACAACGGATATGTATTTCATTTCCACTGCCAACGTTACAGACGAAGTACGCCAGACGACAGAAATTCAAACACCCACGCAGTCGATTGTAACTTTTGCCACCAGTGCAGAGAATTTGGTTTCATCCACAGATGCCACTATAGAAAGTTATGTTTCGACCGTTGAAAGCTTGGTTGATAGTAAATTGGCAAATGATAGTATAAGCACCCCCGAAATTGACACTCTGACTACAAAAGTAATACAGAAAACCACCGCAGCAACTGCAATTCCGCAAAAAGAAACCGCCACTCCAAACGTTCACCATGCTAATGACGTCACCACAGATGAAACTTTTACCACCGAACAGACAGATGTCACCATTCATACTTCCGAGTCTGCTGTCGGAGCCGCAACAACAAGACCTGAGTCGCAAACTCAAGGAGCCCCTCAATGTGAAGACAGACTCACAACTTGTCGTTACTTTTCCGAGAACAGCTGCAAGACATCAACGCTGATGAAGCTTTTTTGTCCAAAAACGTGTGGATTATGCGGAG ATGTTGCCATGAAGACTGAAATACCATCAAGAACAAACACTGCTACAGATATAAACCCAACAACTAATCACGTAGACATGACAACAGTTTATACCGCAAGTGATGTTAGCTTCGTGTCTACACTTGCTCTCGACCTAATCGGCACAGGGCAAACGAGCATTAGCAGTGATATCAGCACTGCTCCATTTAAAACTATTCCCAAGTCATCTACTTCAGCTACAGTAAGTTCAAACGAAACGACATTCATACCAGAAATGACGACAGTAACAACCACAATCATTTCTGAAACAAGTCTGCCTTGGCAAGATAAAACCCCAATGGAAGAAAGCACATTTAAACACAGCACTATTCCTGCAACCTTTGAATCAATAACGAGTCCAGCTACCAGAG GTTGTTTCGATGAATATGCTGAATGTTCAACTGTATCTGTGTTCTGCGGTATCGTGGCGAATGTAACCGAAAGTTGCCGCCTAACGTGTGGCGTGTGTCAGGTGGCAAGTACTGTGCCGGCTGGAACAATCTCGGTCACACCAAGAACCACTCAACTAGCTACGACAG CAGCTTCAGTCAAATGTGAAGACACTTTCCCGAACTGCGCTGAAATGCTCTTAGGCTGTAAGCAGCCTCAAACGGTTGCTTTTCTCAGCAGAACGTGCAAAAGAACATGCGGTTTTTGTAGCGATGAGGTAGAGCTGACAACAATGAAACCTACAGAAGCTGCAA AACCATGCAACGACACCGTAGAGGTTTGTCAAACTTGGGCAAACGCAGGGTTTTGCGATACATATATTTATCCACAAATGGAAGAGTATATGAAAGTGCATTGCAAAAACTCTTGCAAATTATGTG atGTCAGCAGCTGGTCCGAGTGGTCGCAATGTAGCACGAGTTGCGGTGGAGGGGAAAAAACCAGACAACGACCTTGCAATGAAGGTAATGGAGGGAAGG TGGGCTGTACTGAGCCAGTGATTGAACGACGCGAATGTTCCAGTGAAGTTTGTCCATTAGAGCCCAACAAATGCGTTGACCGAATGTCTACGAGGTCTTGTGTCCAGTACAAGGAAAAGG GTGCATGCAACCAGGAACCCATCGATATTCTTTGCAACGCAACTTGTGGGTTCTGTTCAAATGACCCCCCTGCAGGCAACAATACTTCAACGG GTAATGAAGTATGTGAAGACCAGCACGAACGATGTACGAATTGGACGGAACGGGGATTTTGCCGTCAAACCTATTCAAACTATATGAAAGCAAATTGCCCCAAATCTTGTGGATTATGTGATG TATGGCTACAATGGAGCGGTTGGTCGCTGTGCAATGCTACATGCAATGGTGGGGTACAAAGCAGAAACCGAACTTGTGCAATAGATAAATGTGTCGGAGAGACAACTGAGATGACAACGTGCAATACATTTCAGTGTAATA CCTGTGTCGACCAAACATCTAGCTGTTCTTTGCTGGAAAAGGTCGGAAAATGTCGAGAAGTTCTCTGGAAGTATATGTGCAAAAATACCTGTGGGCTATGTGCGGAGCCCCCAATGACAG gtCGTTGCGCCGACACCAGACAGGAATGCTCGAACATCACTTTGAGCAGCCAATGCTCAAATCCTTCCGTAGCCAACGCATGTCCAGTAACATGCGGAAAGTGTAATGCTCCAACTGAAGCAACCCCCATTACAACAA GTACGCGGCGTCCGCAGAGCTGCGTAGATAACGACACTAATTGCCCGCTTGTTGCAAAATTGGGTCAATGTTCGGACAATCGAGTTTCCAGCACCTGCCCTTTCTCCTGTGGAGTGTGCGTAAAGAAATTCGCCGGACCCTCAGATACTTCCGACAACGAAGCACCAGAATGTATCGACCGACTGAGCGTGTGTGCTAATCTTACTGCTGAGTGTGGAAACTCACTTGTGCGGAGTTACTGTCCCAAATCGTGTGGACTTTGCCAAGAGCAATCAA ATTATGAATGTGTCGACATAGACTCGACTTGTCCAAAACTTGCCAGGTTAGGGCAATGTCAAGTAAGCTCATTGGTTGCTCAAAGTTGCAAGAAGTCCTGTAATCCTTCTTATTGCGAAACGCAAGTTCCAACTCTGATTCCTGAAAAACCCATCGCAATATGTGAAGATAAAAACCTAAACTGCGCCATCTTAACGACTTATTTCAGTTGTAGCAACCAGCTAACGGCTGATTCTTGTCCTAAAACATGTGGCACTTGCATCGAACCTACCGCGACCAAAATACCTCAGG GTCCCACAGAATGCAAAGATAACCACACAAAATGTCGGGAATACCATGCAGTCGGGAGGTGTCAGAATATGTTTATTCAGCATATCTGTCCATACTCTTGTGACTCGTGCGAGGATGTGGAATATATCCCACCCGCCTGTGAAGACAAATTTGGCAGTAGTTGCAGATATATGGAGTCAAAATGCAGCTCTTCAATTATGAAGTTTGGTTGTGAAAAAACCTGTAAGGTCTGCGATGAATGTCAAGACAGGAATACGGCAGCATGTGAAAGTTTGGCCGACGTTGGAATGTGTTCTCGCGGAAATTTCCAGGCACTTTGCCCGCGGACTTGCAACGTGTGCGCCGATGATACTATAAACG AAGGAAATGATAACGCTGATGGTCGACTGGAAGTTTGTAAAGATGACATAAGTGAGTGTGCATTCTATGAGCAGCAAGGTCTTTGCAAGAACCAACCATTGATTCAAACCATGTGCAAAAAGTCATGTGATTTATGCCCTGCAACTGGAACAG CTGCAGATTTTCCCTGCGAGGACTTCAGCGCTCAGCAGTGTCAACTTATTAAGACTTTGGGCCAATGTCAACTTCACACGGAAACCTCGATGACATTTTTCTGTGCGAAATCGTGCGGACTTTGCCAGCGACCAAACGTTAAAAAAA CCGTGCCACAGTGCAGAGACGACGACCCGTTCGAATGTAACCAGTATAAGGGATTGTGTTCTTATCAATCAATCTGGACAAAATGCAAACAGACTTGCAACAAATGTGATGAAATTGATCAAGAAGGTGCAGCAAATGACGGCG AGGAAGGTTGTCAGGATAACATGGTCCACTGTTCGAAACACAAAGGCTACTGTGGCATGGAGAGGGTGGGGAACTACATGGACTCGATGTGTCCGAGAACGTGTGCAGCATGTCGGAAAG TAGGCACCTGGAGCAAGTGGGGATCATGGAGCGGCTGTAGCAAGAGTTGCCACGACCAACCAGGGACCACGAACTTTCCGACACGCACCCGAGCAAGAACCTGCAAAGACGGTGCTTCCTGCAGCGGAAATGATACAAAGATTGGGTTCTGCAACAAGGATGCTTGTCCTTTAGAAGATGATCCTGCTGGAAATG CTCCTGTCGCGTGTGTCGATAAAGATGCCCAATGCAGAAAGTGGAAGGAGAAAAAAAGATGTCGTGAACAAAGATACAAAAACCAAATGCAAAACGTTTGTCCTTTGACATGCGGCTTTTGTGAGCCAC AGTTAATATGGTCAAACTGGAGTGACTGTAATGCTACTTGCGGAAATGGAACGCAAACCCGAACTTTAAAATGTGAAGTGGAAAACAAGTGTCGTACTAATCCTAATTTTAACACTACCGAACAACAAAACTGTTTCATTAAG CCTTGTGAATCCTGGTCGACTTGGTCGTCGTGGTCGAATTGTTCCGCAACTTGCGGAACTGGTACCAAACTCCGTATCAGAACTTGCTCGGACGGCGAGGCTGGCGGGAAAATGTGCCCCGGACTTGATATTGAAGAGATCGCATGTGCTTCAGATACACCGTGTTCAT CTTGGAGCACCTGGTCTCACTGGAGTGTCTGCAATGCAACTTGTGGACAGGGCTCCAAAACTCGATCCCGGAAATGTCTAAACGCATCTGAAAACTCTACTTGCGCAGGAGAAGCTACAGAGTCTGATAATTGCAACGGAGTGTCTTGTGTTCTG TGGTCTGAGTGGCTGCCATGGAGCACCTGTTCATTGCCTTGTGGGGGACTGGGCACGCAAAAACGCCAGAGGACTTGCTTTGGCGGAAACTTGGCATGTGGTGATGCAAGTGATGCACGTGAAGAACGCTCATGTGGAAGATTGCAATGTGCACCTTCGGAAATTTGGAGCAATTGGTCAGAGTGTTCCGTTACCTGCGGCGAATTTGGAGTACAGGAGAGATTTCGATTATGTCCAGGAGAAATG GTTTGTCCTGGAAACTCAACTCAAGTTCGTCAATGCGGATCGAATTTACCTTGCATTCGATGGACAGCTTGGACTGGATTTTCTGAATGCACCGTCTCTTGTGGAGGAGGTGTCCAAACCAGAAAAAGACATTGCAAGTCAA TTGCACTCGACAAGAGTGGAGAGTGTTCGGGAGAATCGACGCAGTCTATGCTATGCAATTGCAGAGTTTGCCCCGACGTCGGAGTGTGGTCAGCGTGGGGAGCTTTTGGGGAATGTTCAGTAAGCTGCGGAGGGGGTAATAAGTTGAG ACGACGTATTTGTCTCAACGGTATTCCTGGGCGAGGAGGCTGCCAGGGTCCATCGCACAACGAACAGTCTTGCGGAAAAAACGAATGTCCTTTTGGAAGTTGGAACGACTGGACAAGTTGGACAGCATGCAGTTTATCTTGTGGCACGGGAGTACGTTCAAAAGAGAG AGTTTGCATCGACGGCGAGGCGGGGGTAAGCGGATGTCCAGGTTTAAACGAGGTTGTTGAGTTGTGCAACAACCAATCATGCCCAGTTTGGTTTTGGCTAGATTGGTCTCCTTGCAGTACCTCGTGTGGCAATAATGGAATACGACAACGAAACAAAACATGCCTAGACCCATTAA GTAAGGAAACGTTGAATGAATCATTCTGTGGGCCAATAGTAAATATGGCCGAAGAAACACCTTGCAACGTTCGTGTGTGCCCCACCTGGGGTACGTGGGGTAATTGGAGTGAATGTACCGCTTCATGTGGCGTGGGATGGACCGGTAGGCAACGAGTGTGCTTAAATGGAAGAGCTGGGGACACTGGATGCGACGATGGCGACGCACAGGAAAAGGAATCGTGTAATGAATGGGACTGTCCAAGTT CTTGCCCAGCCGTTCCCATGCAATTGATCAATGCTCCTGGAGCTTTGTTTTCCGCTTCCAGCGAACTGGAGGGATTTGAAGCCTATCGCAGCATCATGAATACAGACTTTGCTTGGTGTCCGAAAGCTAGTGACAATGCTAAATGGATTCAG ATTGACTTACGTATTGCCTACTCTGTGGCTGGTATATCCGTACAGGGCTATCTAAATGAATCAACCGGCCAACCGTTTTGGGTATCTCGTTTTCAGGTGCTATACGAAAACAGTAAAGGTAAATTTAAGCCCCTCCTGGATAACACTGGTGGTGCAAGAACCTTTATAGGGCCTGTTGGACCAATAGAGATAGCAACGAG gCATTGGGAACCAGTGGAATCACAAAGTTGGAGGGTTAAAGTTTTATCAGTTGAGCCCAGAAGAAAGGGCTGCCTGCGTATGGAGTTGCTTTCATGCCAAGGAAATCCAACTTTCG GATTGCAATACGAGGGATCATCATTATAA